Sequence from the Panicum virgatum strain AP13 chromosome 5N, P.virgatum_v5, whole genome shotgun sequence genome:
CGAGGAGAATCCGCACCCCGGAGACCCAGCGGAAGGCCTCGAGGCTCTCGGCGCAGCCGGCCACCTGCGCGACGACGGCGGTGGCGTCCTCGACGATCCCGTGGCGGGGGTCCGTCACGACGAGCGCGAAGAGCGCCTGCACGGCGCCGAGGGAGACGAGCGTGGCGCGGTTGGGCGGGTAGAGCGCGACGCCGAAGAGCGCCTTGAGCGCGTCCTTGGTGGCGCGGGTGCTGGGGGGCGCGCGGAGGAGCGcgacgagcgcggcgaggagcggGCGCCTGGCGCcgatggcggcgcggtgggcctcggcgcagaggaggctgtgcacggtggcggcggcgtggtgcgcgGCGCCGGTGCGGAGCGCGGCGGTGAGCGCGTCGAGGAGGCCCGGCGCGGACGCCAGCTGCTCCCGCGCGGAGATGGAGATGttgaggagcgcggcggcggcgtccgtggccgcgggcgcggagagctgcgcggcgagcaggggcacggcgccggcctccgccaGCGGCGCGCGGATGCCCGGGTCGTCCTTAGAGGCGAGGCGgatggcggccacggcggcggccgtggcgggcgcgtcgcacgcggcggcggcgccgcgcaggCGGCCGACGAGGGCCCGTGCCGTGTGCGGCTTGTCTTGCATCGCTGTCGCCGCGAGCCGCGGATACGGTTTTGGAGGTGTCTGCGAAGCCTGGTGGTTTTGGAGGTCGTCGTTTTTTTGCTTTTGTTGCTGGTTGCTTCCGATGGGGGCAGGTAGGAAGGCGGCGATCGGATCGGATGGAGCGGCACGCAATCTGATCTGAATCTGGGCGCGCGGCCGCGTGTTTTTCAAGCTACTAGGTTCTTCCTCCTTGCTACTAGTAGTAGTAGTGGTGGCAGGTGTTGAACGTTTCTACCGTTCTCTACCTTTCCGAGCGCGGCGCACCTtcatctttctttcttctttctttttagtttttacCAATTCCTTTTTGGAAATGGTAGCAGCAATGGATTCCCACGAAAACATATACATGCTTTGTTTTAtttagatctcaaaattttacataaaaaacatcacatcaaatatttggacatATGTATGaagattaaataaaatctatgtgtaaaactttttgcacgataagttgtaaatcgcgagttGAATATAATGAGGCtacttaatctataatttgcaacagtgatactatagtaatcatccgctaattatgaattaatcatgaattaattagactcattagattcgtctcgcgattaaTAATCTATCCGtgcaaaaaaattgtaaatagaatttatttaatgctccaaaataataagattttcttctaaaaatttacgctaaaaaaatctaaacacaACCACAGTACATGTGAGCAGCGAACCGTGCTTGGATATTTTGAGGGATCCAATAATGTGCTTTTGAATTTCGGGTGTTTTTTATGACGAGTAGTTGGGAAATGAAGAACAAGGCATGTGGAGGCATGTGTCACAGTGtcaggggccgtttagtttccaaattaaaaatttttgggtgacacatcaataatttgactagatgccgggagggtttttcggacactaattaaaacactaatttcagaactcacctagaaaccgcgagacgaattcttttgagacctttgaccgcatcattagcacatgtgggttactgtagcacttatggctaatcatgcactaattaggttcaaaagatttgtctcgtcgtgtacatctaaactatgcaattaattttgctgtttaattacatttaatactccatgcatgtgtctaaagaAAATGAcacaaatttcgaggtgaaaattttttgtaACTAAACGCCCACACAACTGCTATCGAGCAAGGAAGGTGACAGCCGCAAACGTAGAGCTAGCTGAGGGTTTGGGGGTGTTTTGGAATAGGGATTTAAAAAAAGTTTTTCGGatattttagtatttagaagtattaaataaatgttaattataaaactaactgtagaatcatggggctaaactgcgagacgaatctaatgaggtatcttaatccatgattagcgaatggttgctgtagcatcactgtagcaaattatgaattaattaggctcattaaattcgtctcgcgaaaaagcactcagctgtcaaaaaacatttataaacagattttatttaatactataaaatagtaaaaaaaaattaatgtgatagggacttctagaaaaaatttggaaaaaaaaaggccTTTATCCTCTCATCATCGGCAGTTGGGCCGCCCAATCGTACTCGTGACGAGGAAACTGTTCGTCACTCTTCTCGTACACATCGTGGCACTTGCTGTCCTTTCATGGAACTGCTGATGGGGTTCGCATACGCTCAGCTCCCATacgctgctctgctctgcctaCTTTGGTTGGGACGGTGGGGGGCCTTCTTTGACCTTTGGGGCTGACTTTGATGTGATGTGACCACATATTGCGAATTAATCCATGATGATACGCTATTACACTAGCTGAAGGTACGGTAGATCCCTATGATGTGACTCTATTCAA
This genomic interval carries:
- the LOC120676653 gene encoding U-box domain-containing protein 14-like, which encodes MQDKPHTARALVGRLRGAAAACDAPATAAAVAAIRLASKDDPGIRAPLAEAGAVPLLAAQLSAPAATDAAAALLNISISAREQLASAPGLLDALTAALRTGAAHHAAATVHSLLCAEAHRAAIGARRPLLAALVALLRAPPSTRATKDALKALFGVALYPPNRATLVSLGAVQALFALVVTDPRHGIVEDATAVVAQVAGCAESLEAFRWVSGVRILLDLVEPGGAETPRVRENAAAALLNLVVAGGEPAVAEVLAVGGAEETVRDLAEDSAATPRGKAKAEALLRALEGAARKREHRLADFLNGLVQSDPYISSPASASTHG